In one window of Streptomyces roseofulvus DNA:
- a CDS encoding aminotransferase class I/II-fold pyridoxal phosphate-dependent enzyme, whose translation MLGEYRIEGRRASEIAASVERGVGTGALEPGEALPPLRELAADLGVNPNTVAAAYRTLRERGVIETDGRRGSRVRPRPATTARGSLRVEAPPGVRDLSGGNPDPALLPPLGPALAEAARRYAERPGLYGEAPVDPDFARLARAAFDADGVPAGPVGVASGSLDAIERVLAVHLRPGDAVAVEDPGWGSLLDLVPALGLRPVPVAVDDDGPLAADVERAIVRDGVRALIVTDRAQNPTGACIGAARAAALRRVLAAHPGVLLIEDDHGHGIVSRRLRPLADGTGHWALVRSVAKAYGPDLRIAAFTGDHETVDRVLGRQRLGPGWVSRLLQQAVVHLWSTGAVDPEAVADAYGVRRDALVRELARRGVQAHGRSGMNVWVPVADETGAVARLLGAGWAVAPGARFRLAAGPAIRLTVSPLAPGDIEPLADAVADAAGPAPARSYG comes from the coding sequence GTGCTAGGAGAGTATCGGATCGAAGGCCGTCGCGCATCGGAGATCGCCGCCAGCGTGGAGCGGGGGGTGGGGACGGGCGCGCTGGAGCCGGGCGAGGCGCTGCCGCCGCTGCGGGAGCTCGCCGCCGACCTGGGCGTCAACCCGAACACCGTCGCCGCCGCCTACCGGACCCTGCGCGAGCGCGGGGTGATCGAGACCGACGGGCGGCGCGGCAGCCGGGTGCGGCCGCGACCCGCCACCACCGCGCGCGGGTCGCTGCGCGTCGAGGCACCGCCCGGTGTCCGGGACCTCAGCGGAGGCAATCCCGACCCCGCCCTGCTGCCCCCGCTCGGCCCGGCCCTCGCCGAGGCGGCCCGGCGGTACGCCGAACGGCCCGGCCTCTACGGGGAGGCGCCCGTCGACCCGGACTTCGCCCGGCTCGCCCGCGCGGCCTTCGACGCCGACGGCGTCCCCGCCGGGCCGGTCGGCGTGGCCTCCGGCTCCCTCGACGCCATCGAGCGGGTCCTCGCCGTCCACCTCCGGCCCGGCGACGCCGTCGCCGTCGAGGACCCCGGCTGGGGCAGCCTCCTCGACCTCGTCCCGGCCCTCGGGCTCCGCCCCGTCCCCGTCGCCGTCGACGACGACGGCCCGCTCGCCGCCGACGTCGAGCGGGCGATCGTGCGCGACGGGGTCCGCGCGCTGATCGTCACCGACCGCGCCCAGAACCCCACCGGCGCCTGCATCGGCGCCGCCCGCGCCGCCGCGCTGCGCCGCGTCCTCGCCGCGCACCCCGGGGTGCTGCTCATCGAGGACGACCACGGCCACGGCATCGTCAGCCGGCGGCTGCGCCCGCTCGCCGACGGAACCGGCCACTGGGCGCTGGTCCGCTCGGTCGCCAAGGCGTACGGGCCGGACCTGCGGATCGCCGCCTTCACCGGCGACCACGAGACCGTCGACCGCGTCCTCGGCCGGCAGCGCCTCGGCCCCGGCTGGGTCAGCCGGCTCCTCCAGCAGGCCGTCGTCCATCTGTGGAGCACCGGCGCGGTCGACCCGGAGGCGGTCGCCGACGCGTACGGGGTGCGGCGCGACGCCCTGGTCCGGGAGCTCGCCCGGCGCGGTGTCCAGGCGCACGGGCGGAGCGGCATGAACGTCTGGGTGCCGGTCGCGGACGAGACCGGCGCCGTCGCGCGGCTGCTCGGCGCGGGCTGGGCGGTCGCCCCGGGCGCCCGCTTCCGCCTCGCCGCCGGGCCCGCGATCCGCCTCACGGTCTCGCCGCTCGCCCCCGGCGACATCGAGCCTCTGGCCGACGCCGTCGCGGACGCCGCGGGCCCGGCCCCGGCCCGCAGCTACGGCTGA
- a CDS encoding pyridoxamine 5'-phosphate oxidase family protein: MSTTPIAPARLADYTPTGRTVPTRSRQRASYDRALVHAILDEGYVCHLGFIRDGAPVVLPTLYGRIGERLYVHGSTGSRPLRMAAARPAAPGTSTGTGSASGDPAEAPGLPVCLTVTHVDGLVLARSAFHHSLNYRSVVVHGTAHQVTDPEELRTALDALVDQVVPGRSADARPASAKELAATAVIRLDLEEVSAKVRSGGPNDDAEDLPLPHWAGVVPVAPRAGTPVPSADLDPAIALPAYLTAL, from the coding sequence ATGAGCACCACGCCCATCGCCCCCGCACGCCTCGCGGACTACACCCCCACCGGCCGGACCGTCCCCACGCGGTCCCGGCAGCGCGCCTCCTACGACCGGGCACTCGTCCACGCGATCCTCGACGAGGGCTACGTCTGCCACCTCGGCTTCATACGCGACGGGGCGCCCGTCGTGCTCCCCACCCTCTACGGCCGGATCGGCGAGCGGCTGTACGTCCACGGCTCCACCGGCTCCCGCCCGCTCCGCATGGCCGCCGCGCGCCCCGCCGCGCCCGGCACCAGCACCGGTACCGGCTCCGCCTCCGGCGACCCGGCCGAGGCCCCCGGCCTGCCGGTCTGCCTCACGGTCACCCACGTCGACGGCCTGGTCCTGGCCCGCTCGGCCTTCCACCACTCGCTCAACTACCGCTCGGTCGTCGTCCACGGCACCGCCCACCAGGTCACCGACCCCGAGGAGCTGCGCACCGCCCTCGACGCCCTCGTCGACCAGGTCGTCCCCGGCCGCTCCGCCGACGCGCGGCCCGCGAGCGCCAAGGAGCTGGCCGCCACCGCCGTCATCCGCCTCGACCTTGAGGAGGTGTCGGCGAAGGTCCGCTCCGGGGGGCCGAACGACGACGCCGAGGACCTGCCGCTGCCGCACTGGGCCGGAGTGGTCCCGGTCGCCCCGCGCGCCGGCACCCCGGTCCCGTCGGCGGACCTGGACCCGGCGATCGCCCTGCCCGCCTACCTGACCGCGCTCTGA
- a CDS encoding FMN-binding negative transcriptional regulator translates to MLIHPWDAAADDTEWRDWLARHDFGQLAVNGLPGDPPWVQPTHFRYEAEPGPYGRVLLHLARPNPLWHALEADPRVVLSVVDDYVYAPGPWTAPVGAPTEHGTPTSYYAAVQLRCTARVVDDPAEKAELLNRQVAHFQPEGGTAPVAAGEAPFGRLLSGLRGLSLEVTEVRAKFKYAGNKPAEVRARIADRLAERAGPGDLAARTHQLRRLAAEA, encoded by the coding sequence ATGCTCATCCACCCCTGGGACGCCGCCGCGGACGACACCGAGTGGCGCGACTGGCTCGCCCGCCACGACTTCGGCCAGCTCGCCGTCAACGGCCTGCCCGGCGACCCGCCCTGGGTGCAGCCGACGCACTTCCGGTACGAGGCGGAGCCCGGCCCGTACGGCCGCGTCCTCCTCCACCTCGCCCGCCCGAACCCCCTGTGGCATGCCCTGGAGGCCGATCCGCGGGTGGTGCTCAGCGTGGTCGACGACTACGTGTACGCGCCCGGCCCGTGGACGGCGCCGGTGGGCGCGCCGACCGAGCACGGCACGCCCACGTCGTACTACGCGGCGGTGCAACTGCGCTGCACCGCGCGCGTGGTGGACGATCCGGCCGAGAAGGCCGAGCTGCTGAACCGCCAGGTCGCCCACTTCCAGCCGGAGGGCGGAACCGCTCCCGTCGCCGCCGGCGAAGCGCCGTTCGGGCGGCTGCTCTCCGGCCTCCGGGGGCTGAGCCTGGAGGTGACGGAGGTCCGGGCGAAGTTCAAGTACGCGGGCAACAAGCCGGCCGAGGTGCGGGCCCGGATCGCGGACCGGCTGGCCGAGCGGGCCGGTCCGGGCGACCTCGCCGCCCGGACCCACCAGCTCCGCCGCCTGGCCGCCGAAGCCTGA
- a CDS encoding DMT family transporter, whose translation MSNTQSFPVAESSAADSARPVGRSLVYLVVAGIAWGTAGAAGSLVFRNSDMGPLALSFWRCAGGLLLLLAVPALRSLRGGRSRASAVAPAAESRRIRLIRIGGTGLGLAVFQTAYFAAVEATGLAVGTVVTLGAGPVLIAVGARVTMGERLGLGGLAAVTGALAGLAVLVLGGGGAEVRLAGVGYAVLSAAGFAALTLLTRWLGRTGGGAAGSLASTAWTFGVSAVVVLPLAVVEGLLPHTEDVVRLLLLLLYVAAIPTALAYALYFAGAAVVRAATVSVIMLLEPVSAALLAVTLLGEELTVTTVLGTVLLLAAVTGLALAEARTAAGRRRGVEPAAA comes from the coding sequence GTGTCGAACACGCAGTCCTTCCCTGTCGCGGAGTCCTCTGCCGCGGACTCCGCCCGTCCCGTCGGGCGGAGCCTGGTCTACCTCGTCGTCGCCGGCATCGCCTGGGGCACCGCCGGCGCGGCCGGCTCCCTCGTCTTCCGGAACAGCGACATGGGCCCGCTGGCCCTCTCCTTCTGGCGCTGCGCCGGCGGCCTCCTGCTGCTGCTCGCCGTGCCGGCGCTGCGGTCGCTGCGGGGCGGGCGGTCCCGTGCCTCCGCCGTCGCCCCCGCCGCCGAGTCCCGCCGGATCCGGCTGATCCGGATCGGCGGCACCGGGCTCGGGCTCGCGGTCTTCCAGACCGCCTACTTCGCCGCCGTCGAGGCCACCGGGCTCGCTGTCGGCACCGTCGTCACCCTCGGCGCGGGGCCCGTGCTCATCGCGGTCGGCGCCCGCGTCACCATGGGCGAGCGTCTCGGCCTCGGCGGCCTCGCCGCCGTCACCGGCGCGCTCGCCGGGCTGGCCGTCCTCGTCCTGGGCGGCGGGGGAGCCGAGGTCCGGCTCGCGGGCGTGGGTTACGCGGTGCTCTCGGCCGCCGGGTTCGCCGCGCTCACCCTGCTCACCCGGTGGCTCGGCCGCACCGGCGGCGGCGCGGCCGGCTCGCTCGCGAGCACCGCGTGGACCTTCGGCGTCTCGGCGGTCGTCGTGCTGCCCCTGGCGGTCGTCGAGGGGCTGCTGCCGCACACCGAGGACGTCGTCCGGCTGCTGCTCCTGCTGCTGTACGTGGCGGCGATCCCGACGGCCCTCGCCTACGCCCTGTACTTCGCCGGGGCGGCGGTCGTGCGGGCCGCCACCGTCTCCGTGATCATGCTCCTGGAGCCGGTCAGCGCCGCGCTTCTCGCCGTCACCCTGCTCGGCGAGGAGCTGACGGTCACGACCGTGCTCGGCACGGTCCTGCTGCTCGCGGCCGTCACCGGGCTGGCCCTCGCGGAGGCGCGGACGGCGGCCGGGCGGCGCAGGGGAGTGGAGCCCGCGGCCGCGTGA
- a CDS encoding EamA family transporter codes for MHASQGRSAGLGLALASAFAFGGSGVAAKPLIEAGLDPLHVVWLRVAGAALVMLPVAWRHRDLLRRKPGLLVGFGLLAVAGVQAFYFASISRIPVGVALLIEYLAPALVLGWVRFVQRRPVTRAAALGVVLAVGGLACVVQVWSGLGFDLLGLLLALAAACCQVGYFVLSDQGADEAEPADPLGVIAYGLLIGALVLTVVARPWGMDTGVLAGRADLDGTSVPAWLLLGWIVLIATVLAYVTGVVSVRRLSPQVAGVVACLEAVVATVLAWVLLGEHLEAPQLAGGALVLVGAFIAQSTAPKPPSEGPVAGSDGPDGAEDTGREGELSGRRTTP; via the coding sequence ATGCACGCGTCTCAGGGGAGAAGCGCCGGCCTGGGACTCGCCCTGGCCTCGGCCTTCGCATTCGGTGGTTCGGGAGTGGCGGCCAAGCCGCTGATCGAGGCGGGCCTCGATCCGCTCCACGTCGTCTGGCTCCGGGTCGCCGGCGCCGCGCTCGTCATGCTGCCCGTGGCCTGGCGCCACCGGGACCTGCTGCGCCGCAAGCCCGGCCTGCTCGTGGGCTTCGGTCTGCTCGCCGTCGCCGGCGTGCAGGCCTTCTACTTCGCCTCGATCTCCCGGATCCCGGTCGGCGTCGCCCTCCTCATCGAGTACCTCGCCCCGGCGCTGGTCCTCGGCTGGGTCCGCTTCGTCCAGCGGCGGCCGGTCACCCGTGCCGCCGCGCTGGGCGTGGTGCTCGCCGTCGGCGGTCTCGCCTGCGTCGTCCAGGTCTGGTCGGGCCTCGGCTTCGACCTCCTCGGGCTGCTCCTCGCGCTCGCCGCCGCCTGCTGCCAGGTCGGCTACTTCGTCCTCTCCGACCAGGGCGCCGACGAGGCCGAACCGGCCGATCCGCTCGGTGTGATCGCGTACGGGCTGCTCATCGGCGCGCTGGTGCTCACCGTCGTCGCCCGCCCGTGGGGCATGGACACCGGCGTCCTGGCCGGGCGGGCCGACCTCGACGGGACCTCCGTGCCCGCCTGGCTGCTGCTCGGCTGGATCGTCCTGATCGCCACCGTCCTCGCGTACGTCACCGGAGTGGTCTCGGTGCGCCGGCTCTCGCCGCAGGTCGCCGGTGTCGTCGCCTGCCTGGAGGCGGTCGTCGCGACCGTGCTCGCCTGGGTGCTGCTCGGCGAGCACCTGGAGGCCCCGCAGCTGGCCGGCGGCGCGCTCGTCCTCGTCGGCGCCTTCATCGCCCAGTCCACCGCGCCGAAGCCGCCGTCGGAGGGGCCGGTCGCCGGGTCGGACGGTCCGGACGGCGCCGAGGACACCGGGCGCGAGGGCGAGTTGTCGGGCCGCCGGACCACCCCGTAG
- a CDS encoding Clp protease N-terminal domain-containing protein → MHPPVPSRPTPPPAAAAHAPLLATVLGAARRRALRDGDRQVDTAHLLHALVESDPETRAAFDGEHRVARVLGYLVQRSIGYGLRWQRSGEGGGAPLPLPAARAGEGARRPTARWSPAAAAALEEALRRAAARGEEQPTGLDLLAGLAADPGSRAGEVLRHAGIDPPALGARAVALASRRAPDVAALPDRDGLSPGSLPGDAEH, encoded by the coding sequence GTGCACCCTCCCGTCCCGTCGCGCCCCACCCCGCCCCCGGCCGCCGCCGCGCACGCGCCGCTCCTCGCCACCGTGCTCGGGGCCGCCCGCCGCCGGGCCCTGCGGGACGGCGACCGTCAGGTGGACACCGCCCATCTCCTGCACGCCCTCGTCGAGTCCGACCCCGAGACCCGCGCCGCCTTCGACGGCGAACACCGGGTGGCGCGGGTCCTCGGCTACCTCGTCCAGCGTTCGATCGGATACGGGCTCCGCTGGCAGCGGTCCGGCGAGGGCGGCGGCGCCCCGCTGCCGCTGCCCGCCGCCCGGGCCGGGGAGGGCGCGCGCCGCCCTACCGCCCGCTGGTCCCCGGCGGCCGCGGCCGCCCTGGAGGAGGCGCTGCGGCGCGCCGCCGCCCGCGGCGAGGAGCAGCCGACCGGGCTCGACCTGCTGGCCGGACTGGCCGCCGACCCCGGCAGCCGGGCCGGCGAGGTGCTGCGGCACGCCGGGATCGACCCGCCCGCGCTCGGCGCCCGGGCCGTCGCGCTCGCCTCCCGCCGCGCGCCGGACGTCGCCGCCCTCCCCGACCGGGACGGGCTGTCCCCCGGGTCCCTCCCGGGGGACGCGGAGCACTGA
- a CDS encoding type II toxin-antitoxin system Rv0910 family toxin, producing MAEVSAEARIEAPAGKVWERLTDFGSYGEWNATHTSFPQGGPETLATGSTFTENMKLMGFPAEVLWTVEELEDGRTLAIRGKGPMGVIVGTRYSLADEGGATTVRIDGEFTGAAVSLMAGKLKDSATAALNESLRKLSGLVA from the coding sequence ATGGCCGAAGTCAGCGCGGAGGCACGGATCGAGGCACCGGCCGGAAAGGTGTGGGAACGCCTCACCGACTTCGGTTCGTACGGGGAGTGGAACGCCACCCACACCAGCTTTCCGCAGGGCGGCCCGGAGACCCTGGCGACCGGGTCCACCTTCACCGAGAACATGAAGCTCATGGGCTTCCCGGCCGAGGTCCTGTGGACCGTCGAGGAGCTGGAGGACGGCCGGACGCTCGCCATCCGCGGCAAGGGCCCGATGGGCGTGATCGTCGGCACCCGCTACTCGCTCGCCGACGAGGGAGGGGCGACGACGGTCCGCATCGACGGCGAGTTCACCGGCGCGGCGGTCTCGCTGATGGCCGGCAAGCTGAAGGACTCGGCGACGGCGGCGCTGAACGAGTCGCTGCGCAAGCTCTCCGGCCTGGTCGCCTGA
- a CDS encoding PadR family transcriptional regulator, with product MRSHGHDHGHEFGHGPGRGHCGPGPRGEFEGRRAAFGPFGPGFGGGPGFGGGPFGRGRGGGRGRARRGDVRASILALLKDRPMHGYEMIQEIGERSGGAWKPSPGSVYPTLQMLEDEGLIVSASEGGKKLFSLTDSGREEAEAGAEAPWEEAGRGVDREAMNEVRQAGFGLMEAFGQVWKTGSAEQRQKAVGVINEARKKLYLILADEH from the coding sequence ATGCGTTCACATGGACACGACCACGGACACGAGTTCGGTCACGGCCCCGGCCGCGGGCACTGCGGGCCCGGACCGCGGGGCGAATTCGAGGGACGGCGTGCCGCCTTCGGGCCCTTCGGACCCGGTTTCGGCGGCGGGCCCGGCTTCGGCGGCGGCCCCTTCGGGCGCGGTCGCGGCGGCGGCCGGGGGAGGGCGCGGCGCGGTGACGTGCGCGCCTCGATCCTGGCGCTGCTCAAGGACCGCCCGATGCACGGCTACGAGATGATCCAGGAGATCGGCGAGCGCAGCGGCGGGGCCTGGAAGCCCAGCCCCGGCTCGGTCTACCCGACCCTCCAGATGCTGGAGGACGAGGGGCTGATCGTCAGCGCGAGCGAGGGCGGCAAGAAGCTCTTCTCGCTCACCGACTCCGGGCGCGAGGAGGCCGAGGCCGGTGCCGAGGCCCCCTGGGAGGAGGCCGGCCGCGGTGTCGACCGGGAGGCGATGAACGAGGTCCGGCAGGCCGGTTTCGGTCTGATGGAGGCGTTCGGGCAGGTCTGGAAGACCGGCAGCGCCGAGCAGCGGCAGAAGGCCGTCGGGGTCATCAACGAGGCCCGGAAGAAGCTGTACCTCATCCTCGCCGACGAGCACTGA
- a CDS encoding PhzF family phenazine biosynthesis protein has product MRIRIVDAFTDRPFSGNPAGVLLLDSFPDDTWLQKVAAEVNLSETAFAHPLPPGGEAEWALRWFTPTTEVDMCGHATLATAHVLHSTGATAGPVRFATRSGVLGAVAEADGSITMDFPTASLTPAPVPAGLAAALGAEIVAVHDTPDHIGDLVVELRDEAAVRGLAPDLAALVAHSSRGVIATALAADPANGYHFVSRGFFPAVGIAEDPVTGSAHTALAPYWSARLGRDELTGFQGGARTGLVRTRLRGDRTLLTGHAVTVIEGELHA; this is encoded by the coding sequence ATGCGCATCCGAATCGTCGACGCCTTCACCGACCGCCCCTTCTCCGGCAACCCCGCCGGGGTCCTCCTCCTCGACTCCTTCCCGGACGACACCTGGCTCCAGAAGGTCGCCGCCGAGGTCAACCTCTCCGAGACCGCCTTCGCGCATCCGCTGCCGCCGGGCGGCGAGGCCGAATGGGCGCTGCGCTGGTTCACCCCCACCACCGAGGTCGACATGTGCGGCCACGCCACCCTGGCCACCGCCCACGTCCTGCACAGCACCGGCGCGACGGCCGGCCCGGTCCGCTTCGCCACCCGCTCGGGCGTGCTCGGCGCCGTGGCCGAGGCGGACGGCTCGATCACCATGGACTTCCCGACCGCCTCGCTCACCCCGGCGCCGGTCCCGGCGGGCCTGGCGGCGGCGCTCGGCGCCGAGATCGTGGCCGTCCACGACACCCCGGACCACATCGGCGACCTCGTGGTCGAGCTGCGCGACGAGGCCGCCGTCCGCGGTCTCGCCCCCGACCTCGCCGCCCTCGTGGCGCACTCGTCGCGCGGCGTGATCGCGACCGCGCTCGCCGCCGACCCGGCGAACGGCTACCACTTCGTCTCCCGCGGCTTCTTCCCCGCCGTCGGCATCGCCGAGGACCCGGTCACCGGCAGCGCCCACACCGCGCTCGCGCCGTACTGGTCCGCCCGCCTCGGCCGGGACGAGCTCACCGGCTTCCAGGGCGGAGCCCGTACCGGCCTGGTCCGCACCCGCCTGCGCGGCGACCGCACCCTGCTGACCGGCCACGCGGTGACGGTCATCGAGGGCGAACTGCACGCCTGA
- a CDS encoding type II CAAX endopeptidase family protein has product MLRSETLIVLALSLGASAVSSLISFIGSLTRPGSLKEQAAGLNGSYVPGRPWLDLAWQLFGIATALVPVVLVAHLLLREGSGLRDIGFDRTRPWSDLGRGALLAAGIGSAGLAFYLASRASGFNLTVVPESLPDVWWKYPVLILSAIQNSVLEEVIVVGYLLRRLGQLGWSPTAALLASSVLRGSYHLYQGIGGFVGNMVMGVVFVLLYRRWGRVGPLVAAHALLDIVAFVGYGLLAGKVGWLPTV; this is encoded by the coding sequence ATGCTGCGCTCCGAGACGCTCATCGTGCTCGCGCTCTCGCTCGGGGCGAGCGCGGTCTCCTCGCTGATCAGCTTCATCGGCTCGCTGACCCGGCCCGGCTCGCTCAAGGAGCAGGCCGCCGGCCTCAACGGGTCGTACGTCCCCGGACGCCCCTGGCTCGACCTCGCCTGGCAGCTCTTCGGGATCGCCACCGCGCTGGTGCCGGTGGTGCTCGTGGCGCACCTGCTGCTGCGGGAGGGGTCCGGGCTGCGGGACATCGGCTTCGACCGGACCCGGCCGTGGTCGGACCTGGGGCGCGGGGCACTGCTGGCGGCCGGCATCGGCAGCGCCGGCCTCGCCTTCTACCTGGCGTCGCGGGCCTCGGGCTTCAACCTGACGGTGGTGCCCGAGTCGCTGCCCGACGTGTGGTGGAAGTACCCCGTCCTGATCCTGTCGGCGATCCAGAACTCCGTCCTGGAGGAGGTCATCGTCGTCGGCTATCTGCTGCGCCGGCTGGGGCAGTTGGGCTGGTCGCCGACGGCCGCGCTGCTGGCGAGCTCGGTGCTGCGGGGGTCGTACCACCTCTACCAGGGCATCGGCGGCTTCGTCGGCAACATGGTGATGGGCGTGGTCTTCGTGCTGCTCTACCGGCGGTGGGGGCGGGTGGGGCCGCTGGTGGCCGCCCACGCGCTGCTCGACATCGTGGCCTTCGTGGGCTACGGGCTGCTCGCGGGGAAAGTGGGCTGGCTGCCGACCGTGTGA